The Maridesulfovibrio frigidus DSM 17176 genome has a segment encoding these proteins:
- a CDS encoding class I adenylate cyclase, which yields MDETEKQDTLLRELRRLNLYPPEERQLHDLRAKIEPRFIAAGETLSSPREAKFSVLFYGLATKSLEAAQSSTTVSSSPSSSKENDSAADICLDALCNLGLLGNTLAADILCNKLMPLSRVKDWFKRQTNLSLVAVADRMIALNYDNIPERINVAKHVITSAAALDPESTALFFKDNGTSKGQMTFFTLENFMSGNYGTKCREELINPESLEKIGFYAQSIPSYPDHELVSDIALHLQSMDPLVMEKILISISRLAESIDKSLLKEIIPLAKSPTQALSKAALNIIAKYAASQKGSIFAELFNNAPKIRAEIINRLPKLNSDNFTIFMSKISDHFHAPVISALFSTLCEEDSHCFGQNLSSTMKGHRGKKHKQLSETIAKAIRSDTPLPPAKPVSPEGKEVPGLDFIKLGAPIVLNLEKSQVTKGLNRIFGSPDEESSDSSPDVYTNAQISNQRLHKLNRWKSLASKLTFQTSTFNAADFRNSTFESCSFVRCTFDSCSFGEAVFTECEFKDCSFTGCSFDKTVLYDTKLNGCKFETSHFDSATLFLCRIKNSEFKATTTAGSFFCRSQIQSSTFNIADFRETHFFRGLIKGVSFTSCDFAAALFNNTEIKNCSFTNCSTKECQALNSSTDAPEVLTSMDKTLTARLAKREKLKKKNSGISKLDESDRALIYKAIKRWFAVKDINHSYEKFSENNFRRTNWALDKLDSKGKFFFEILPLILHTNAFEKALKFEEKSMASQISAYTPPPNLTLALETLFHGIEEEPLAENFVPIEALLSIGSIGTIAQTSSSDLDCWVCCDFSHNSAEDRKKLNYKLTRIEDWAMKEYSIEAHFFLMDIKEIKENNFGISDAESSGSAQGAILKEEFYRSALLIAGKPPLWWFSPVEANDKLYLATKKKVSVLKGKDFAVDLGNVPVIPGEEFFGASLWQIVKGVKSPFKSIMKFGLLERYTSGSRVPLLCETIKKNIIEGERDLIRIDPYMLMYQELAVFYNRQGKFENAWLTAMALRLKCGLLNGKDAEHTPTRPEEKELIEFTENISKPTIESGKQEFQSLTDFKSVLSLGEKINLFMMNTYQHIRKEQDKLSSVSITPEDLTKLGRKISANFTPRRYKINRLSLPGPKTHFFTNILVSRPDPRNWVLSGEYPDETGARNIITEIKSAPKLPPILVWLVMNGLYDPSIKLKTDLSSAPVRDREIKTLVADLKKFFPPKHTFDTPIEETLNPERMLKAFFIVNLSIARESNVVKEVCLVYNTNWGEIFCRPLKITPMLMESPAKYLLSEMRDVCSEQPEMEQFVPQNSDCPYLKIPIGKKSSGTNPDNYLITS from the coding sequence ATGGATGAAACGGAAAAACAAGACACTCTACTTAGAGAGTTACGCCGCCTTAATCTATACCCGCCGGAAGAAAGACAACTTCACGACCTGCGCGCCAAGATTGAGCCACGATTCATTGCAGCAGGAGAAACATTATCATCTCCCCGCGAAGCTAAATTTTCTGTGCTATTTTATGGACTTGCTACAAAGTCACTAGAAGCAGCACAATCAAGCACTACGGTTTCCTCGTCTCCTTCATCTTCTAAAGAAAACGATTCCGCTGCGGACATATGCCTAGATGCTCTTTGCAATTTAGGGCTGCTTGGCAATACTCTTGCGGCGGATATTCTGTGCAATAAGCTAATGCCTCTTTCGAGAGTCAAAGACTGGTTTAAACGCCAGACAAATCTGTCTCTCGTTGCAGTGGCAGATAGAATGATTGCTCTTAATTACGACAATATTCCAGAACGAATTAATGTAGCAAAGCACGTGATCACAAGTGCAGCTGCACTTGACCCGGAAAGTACTGCTCTTTTTTTCAAAGACAATGGCACCAGCAAAGGGCAAATGACTTTTTTCACTTTAGAAAATTTCATGTCCGGCAATTATGGAACCAAGTGCCGCGAAGAGTTAATTAACCCTGAGTCTTTAGAAAAAATAGGCTTTTACGCACAATCAATCCCTTCTTATCCTGACCACGAGCTTGTGTCTGACATTGCGTTGCATTTGCAATCAATGGACCCTCTGGTTATGGAAAAAATTCTTATATCCATATCAAGATTAGCCGAATCCATTGACAAATCTCTCTTAAAAGAGATTATCCCACTCGCAAAATCACCTACACAGGCTCTTAGTAAAGCAGCCCTTAACATCATCGCAAAATATGCAGCCAGCCAAAAAGGAAGCATCTTTGCAGAGCTTTTTAACAATGCTCCTAAAATACGTGCGGAGATAATCAACAGACTCCCTAAGCTAAACAGTGATAATTTTACGATTTTCATGTCGAAAATTTCTGATCATTTCCATGCACCTGTCATTTCCGCACTGTTCTCCACCCTTTGCGAGGAAGACTCGCACTGTTTCGGCCAAAATTTATCCTCTACAATGAAAGGGCACCGAGGCAAGAAACACAAACAGCTTAGCGAAACCATTGCAAAGGCCATAAGGTCAGACACCCCTTTGCCTCCGGCTAAACCCGTTTCTCCTGAAGGCAAAGAGGTCCCGGGGCTGGACTTCATAAAACTTGGCGCGCCTATTGTTCTAAACCTGGAAAAAAGTCAGGTGACCAAGGGGCTCAATAGAATTTTTGGCTCTCCAGATGAGGAAAGTTCTGACTCATCTCCGGATGTCTATACTAACGCCCAGATATCAAATCAGCGGTTGCACAAACTTAACCGCTGGAAAAGTTTAGCAAGCAAACTTACTTTTCAGACATCAACTTTCAATGCAGCCGATTTTAGAAATTCAACATTCGAAAGCTGTAGCTTTGTCAGATGCACATTTGACTCATGCTCATTCGGGGAAGCTGTTTTCACTGAATGTGAATTCAAAGATTGCTCATTCACAGGATGTTCATTCGACAAAACAGTTCTTTACGACACAAAATTGAATGGCTGTAAATTCGAAACAAGCCACTTTGACTCAGCGACTCTTTTTTTATGTCGCATTAAAAACTCCGAATTTAAGGCTACAACTACTGCTGGATCTTTTTTTTGCAGATCACAAATTCAATCGAGCACATTCAATATCGCAGACTTCCGCGAAACGCATTTTTTCCGGGGATTAATAAAGGGAGTATCTTTCACTAGCTGCGACTTTGCTGCTGCCCTATTTAATAACACAGAAATCAAAAACTGCTCTTTTACTAATTGCTCCACAAAAGAGTGTCAGGCTCTTAATTCATCCACAGATGCACCGGAAGTGCTTACTTCTATGGACAAAACACTGACCGCTCGCCTCGCAAAAAGAGAAAAACTTAAGAAAAAGAACTCTGGAATTTCAAAACTTGATGAGTCGGACCGAGCGCTGATTTACAAAGCAATAAAAAGGTGGTTCGCTGTAAAAGATATCAACCACAGCTATGAAAAATTCTCTGAGAACAATTTTCGGCGCACGAACTGGGCTCTTGATAAACTTGATTCAAAAGGCAAATTTTTCTTTGAAATATTGCCCCTGATTTTACATACTAATGCATTTGAAAAAGCTCTCAAATTTGAAGAGAAGTCGATGGCTTCCCAAATTTCTGCATATACCCCGCCACCAAACCTGACGCTAGCTCTGGAAACACTTTTCCATGGCATAGAGGAAGAACCCCTCGCAGAAAATTTCGTTCCAATTGAAGCTCTTCTTTCAATAGGAAGCATAGGGACTATCGCGCAGACATCTTCCTCAGACCTCGACTGCTGGGTATGCTGTGACTTCTCGCATAATTCAGCTGAGGACAGAAAGAAACTTAATTACAAGCTGACCCGCATAGAAGATTGGGCTATGAAAGAATATTCCATTGAAGCTCACTTCTTCCTCATGGACATCAAAGAGATAAAAGAGAACAACTTTGGGATAAGTGATGCGGAAAGTTCCGGCTCTGCTCAGGGAGCCATTCTCAAAGAAGAATTCTACCGATCAGCATTGCTCATAGCCGGTAAACCTCCCCTCTGGTGGTTCTCTCCGGTTGAGGCAAACGACAAGCTTTACCTGGCAACAAAAAAGAAAGTTTCCGTGCTGAAGGGCAAAGATTTTGCGGTTGACCTTGGCAACGTTCCAGTCATCCCCGGTGAAGAGTTTTTCGGAGCGTCCTTATGGCAGATTGTAAAGGGTGTGAAAAGTCCATTCAAATCCATTATGAAGTTTGGCCTTCTGGAAAGGTATACATCAGGGAGCAGAGTTCCGCTATTGTGTGAAACAATCAAGAAGAACATAATCGAAGGCGAACGTGACTTGATACGTATTGACCCTTACATGCTGATGTATCAAGAACTTGCTGTTTTCTACAACAGACAAGGGAAATTCGAGAACGCATGGCTTACAGCCATGGCCCTGCGCCTTAAATGCGGACTTCTAAACGGGAAAGATGCAGAGCACACTCCTACCCGCCCTGAGGAAAAAGAGCTTATAGAATTCACAGAGAATATATCAAAGCCTACAATTGAATCAGGAAAACAAGAATTTCAATCCCTTACAGATTTTAAATCAGTACTTAGTCTAGGTGAAAAGATTAACCTTTTCATGATGAACACTTATCAGCATATCAGAAAGGAACAGGATAAGCTTTCTAGTGTATCCATTACGCCAGAAGACTTAACTAAGCTCGGACGTAAAATCTCCGCAAACTTCACGCCGCGCCGATATAAAATTAACAGACTCAGTCTGCCCGGCCCTAAAACCCACTTTTTCACCAACATCCTTGTTTCACGTCCTGATCCTAGGAACTGGGTGCTAAGCGGTGAGTACCCTGATGAAACAGGTGCTAGAAATATCATCACGGAAATTAAGTCCGCTCCGAAATTACCGCCCATACTTGTATGGCTTGTGATGAACGGACTTTATGATCCTAGTATCAAGCTTAAAACAGATCTCAGTTCTGCTCCTGTAAGGGACCGGGAAATAAAGACTCTCGTTGCTGATCTAAAGAAATTTTTCCCTCCGAAGCACACTTTCGACACGCCTATTGAGGAGACTTTAAATCCTGAACGCATGTTAAAAGCATTTTTTATTGTGAACTTATCTATTGCGCGCGAAAGCAATGTAGTTAAAGAGGTTTGCCTCGTTTACAATACCAATTGGGGTGAAATATTTTGTAGACCTCTAAAGATAACCCCTATGCTGATGGAATCTCCTGCGAAATATCTACTTAGCGAAATGCGGGATGTATGCAGCGAACAGCCAGAAATGGAACAATTCGTCCCGCAAAATTCAGACTGCCCATATTTAAAAATACCCATCGGGAAAAAAAGCTCCGGCACTAATCCGGATAACTACCTTATAACAAGCTGA
- a CDS encoding TetR/AcrR family transcriptional regulator: MVKAKTGRPRSEKSREAIINATHDLLAEKGVAGVTIEAIAKRAGVGKPTIYRWWATSADIVLEAVLSQAETSIPVPTCDSLGEALRQFLRQSMQSIADGGGAHLRFLMAQAQKDEGFRERFRANFVAKRRAALVSIFLEAVEDGQIGSDHNLEMVVDMIFGAMWYRLLIGHAPMDKSFADELTQIILGVVQDKAKF; this comes from the coding sequence ATGGTGAAGGCAAAAACAGGACGACCCAGAAGCGAGAAGTCGCGGGAGGCTATAATTAATGCCACTCATGATTTGTTAGCAGAAAAAGGCGTGGCAGGGGTGACTATCGAGGCCATTGCAAAACGCGCTGGAGTTGGCAAACCTACAATATACCGCTGGTGGGCCACGTCGGCTGATATCGTGTTGGAAGCGGTGCTCAGTCAGGCCGAAACAAGTATTCCTGTTCCCACTTGTGATTCGCTGGGAGAAGCTCTCCGTCAATTCTTGAGGCAATCAATGCAGTCTATAGCTGATGGCGGTGGCGCGCATCTTCGTTTCCTTATGGCGCAGGCTCAAAAGGATGAAGGTTTTCGCGAGAGGTTTCGGGCTAATTTTGTTGCAAAAAGGCGTGCAGCTTTAGTATCTATTTTCCTAGAGGCAGTGGAAGATGGACAGATCGGCTCTGATCATAATTTGGAAATGGTGGTGGACATGATTTTCGGCGCCATGTGGTATCGTTTGCTTATAGGTCACGCGCCCATGGACAAATCCTTTGCAGATGAGTTGACCCAGATTATTCTCGGAGTAGTTCAGGATAAGGCCAAATTTTAG
- the rsmH gene encoding 16S rRNA (cytosine(1402)-N(4))-methyltransferase RsmH, protein METNTTNPAKVHTSVLLNEIIEWIAPKPGGLYLDGTLGMGGHSSAILEKAGEGAQLVGLDRDEQALELAKIRLAPFGDRAHRFHLAFSKFEIALNEMGWDKIDGAILDLGVSSLHLDHADRGFSFAKDGPLDMRMDPSGGMPPASSIVNKGSHSDLNRIFKLYGEEPLGSKIASAIIAAREIKKITTTLELAAIVSKTYPAKRKALSRTHPATKTFQGLRIAVNSELEELKMFLHRITERLNPGARIAVISFHSLEDRIVKRSFRDQSQSCTCPPMQPMCTCGNEQRLTLLTKKPLLPTEEEMEGNPRSRSAKLRVAERSQDTK, encoded by the coding sequence ATGGAAACAAATACTACGAACCCTGCAAAGGTTCACACCTCGGTTCTACTTAACGAAATCATCGAATGGATCGCTCCTAAGCCGGGCGGTTTATACCTTGACGGAACTTTGGGTATGGGCGGCCATTCCAGTGCTATTCTGGAAAAAGCCGGCGAAGGCGCCCAGTTAGTAGGACTCGACCGAGACGAGCAGGCACTCGAGCTTGCAAAAATACGACTGGCTCCTTTCGGAGACAGGGCGCACAGATTTCACTTGGCCTTTAGCAAGTTTGAAATCGCCCTTAACGAAATGGGCTGGGATAAGATTGACGGAGCTATTTTAGACCTTGGTGTATCCTCTCTGCATCTAGACCATGCGGACAGAGGCTTCAGCTTTGCTAAAGACGGTCCTTTGGACATGCGAATGGACCCGTCAGGAGGAATGCCTCCTGCCTCAAGCATTGTAAATAAAGGGTCCCACTCTGACCTAAACAGAATTTTTAAACTATATGGCGAAGAACCTTTGGGCTCAAAAATCGCCAGCGCAATCATTGCTGCCAGAGAAATCAAAAAGATAACTACGACATTAGAACTGGCTGCTATCGTTTCGAAAACCTATCCGGCCAAAAGGAAAGCTTTATCCCGGACACATCCGGCGACAAAGACCTTTCAGGGACTGCGCATAGCTGTCAATTCTGAGCTTGAAGAGCTAAAAATGTTCTTGCACAGAATTACTGAAAGACTGAATCCGGGCGCGAGAATAGCGGTTATATCCTTCCATTCATTGGAAGATAGAATCGTTAAAAGATCTTTCAGGGACCAATCACAATCCTGCACGTGCCCTCCCATGCAGCCTATGTGTACATGTGGAAATGAACAGCGGCTTACATTGCTGACCAAAAAACCTCTCCTTCCTACTGAAGAAGAGATGGAAGGAAATCCGCGCAGCCGTAGTGCGAAACTAAGGGTGGCTGAAAGGTCACAGGATACCAAGTGA
- a CDS encoding HD domain-containing protein has translation MPNIRKSLLQLIFSGSFMKRWNDKLRPMELVEIDKQAHKMIAAWMLFTLNSEHLEPHEKVKLGSDIVEGGIFEYLFRMVITDIKPPVFYRIKENPEHYRKLTEWVLKQLRPRLMPLGQEFWKRLKAYHLNPDETSLSYRILAASHMYASYSEFKLLKHLNQPDEEIVGIEESFRSRLESYSDLIGTQELLNSESTPLGRFADLCGRLRFQTRWSQTPRIPETSVLGHVYLVGTFAWFFSLEIGACPARRQNNFFAGLFHDLPELLTRDIISPVKKADPTIGDLIKEYEDQELETRIMKPLIENGYENLASRLGYFLGAETGSEFQSAAIIDGAAQKVTTEELDALYNEDSFDPRDGELLKLCDHLAAFLEAYNSLQNGITSAHLHQAYWRISQRYMENPVVAGIHVGPLLADFD, from the coding sequence ATGCCCAATATACGGAAAAGCCTGCTTCAACTTATATTTTCAGGTTCATTTATGAAGCGCTGGAACGATAAACTCCGCCCGATGGAGCTTGTGGAAATAGATAAGCAAGCTCATAAAATGATCGCAGCGTGGATGCTCTTTACGCTCAACAGTGAGCACTTAGAACCACATGAAAAAGTTAAGCTAGGCTCTGATATTGTTGAGGGCGGTATTTTTGAATACCTATTCCGAATGGTAATCACAGACATTAAGCCACCCGTATTCTACCGCATTAAAGAAAATCCTGAACATTACCGAAAGCTGACAGAATGGGTGCTGAAACAATTGCGCCCGCGCTTGATGCCCCTTGGTCAAGAATTCTGGAAAAGGCTCAAAGCTTACCATTTGAACCCCGATGAGACCTCGCTCTCCTACAGGATTCTAGCGGCTTCGCATATGTATGCCAGTTACTCAGAATTCAAACTTCTCAAGCACCTGAATCAACCAGATGAAGAGATTGTCGGTATTGAAGAAAGTTTCAGATCTCGCCTCGAAAGCTATTCAGACCTGATTGGAACGCAGGAACTGCTCAACTCAGAATCAACCCCACTTGGCAGATTCGCGGACCTTTGCGGACGACTTAGATTCCAGACAAGATGGTCACAAACTCCCAGAATTCCTGAAACATCCGTTCTGGGTCATGTTTATCTTGTGGGAACTTTTGCTTGGTTCTTCAGCCTTGAGATCGGAGCTTGTCCAGCCCGAAGACAAAATAATTTTTTCGCAGGACTGTTTCACGACCTTCCCGAACTGCTGACCCGCGACATTATTTCTCCCGTAAAAAAAGCAGACCCGACCATCGGAGATTTGATTAAAGAATATGAAGATCAGGAGCTTGAAACAAGGATAATGAAACCCTTGATTGAGAACGGCTATGAAAATTTAGCATCAAGACTCGGTTATTTCCTTGGGGCAGAAACGGGATCTGAATTTCAATCAGCAGCAATAATAGATGGGGCTGCCCAAAAAGTTACTACCGAAGAACTCGACGCTCTTTACAATGAGGACTCTTTCGATCCGAGAGATGGAGAGCTCCTGAAATTATGTGACCATTTGGCCGCTTTTCTAGAGGCATACAACTCATTGCAAAATGGAATCACTTCCGCACATCTGCATCAAGCATACTGGCGAATAAGCCAGCGCTATATGGAAAACCCCGTAGTGGCAGGAATCCATGTAGGACCGCTGCTCGCAGATTTTGACTAG
- a CDS encoding HD-GYP domain-containing protein produces MNAKSKMEVPESLNDEFYQISADIIQSFNKFRPPLNIFVFKEEVGRIAPYYKVGERLSKEQIDELAGLVKEGLIFVSRVDHVVYVKHIAYQLDLVLVDRNLKESEIADIFLEALTMRMDEFLDQPIPIVKQKLWEDLMVLTEYLWGDVYRIKALAKRLHKDHSLAKHSVNCGILGLAIFIRMKFDAFADKAITRNHFNRLTVGLFIHDLGMSKIPAFIREKPKPLTTDERTKIDKHPLVGYEMLSKLDLKYKEIEACVIEHHERVNGKGYPQKKKDKDITQIGRICGAVDSFCSMITKRPYAESIDIEKAASLISQDAKYDPNVTKHILAWAMTVKQ; encoded by the coding sequence ATGAACGCAAAATCTAAGATGGAAGTTCCTGAAAGTTTGAACGATGAGTTTTATCAGATAAGTGCTGATATCATTCAAAGTTTTAATAAGTTTAGACCTCCGCTTAATATTTTCGTCTTTAAGGAAGAGGTCGGTCGCATTGCCCCTTATTATAAAGTTGGCGAAAGGCTTAGCAAGGAACAGATTGATGAACTAGCCGGTCTGGTGAAAGAAGGGCTCATTTTTGTTTCCCGCGTGGACCACGTCGTTTATGTTAAACATATCGCTTATCAGCTTGATTTGGTCCTTGTTGACCGAAATTTGAAAGAGAGTGAAATCGCGGATATTTTCCTCGAAGCTCTGACCATGCGCATGGATGAATTTTTGGATCAGCCTATTCCCATTGTAAAGCAAAAACTCTGGGAGGATCTAATGGTTCTTACTGAGTACCTATGGGGCGATGTATATAGAATTAAGGCTTTGGCTAAACGTCTTCATAAAGACCATTCCCTAGCAAAGCATAGCGTAAATTGCGGAATACTCGGACTGGCAATATTCATTAGAATGAAGTTTGATGCTTTTGCGGATAAAGCTATTACGAGAAATCACTTTAACAGACTTACTGTAGGGCTGTTTATTCATGATTTAGGTATGAGCAAAATACCTGCTTTCATTAGAGAAAAGCCAAAACCGCTCACCACTGATGAGCGTACTAAAATTGATAAACATCCCTTGGTGGGATATGAAATGCTTAGTAAGCTTGATCTCAAATATAAAGAGATTGAGGCTTGCGTAATTGAGCATCACGAGCGCGTAAACGGGAAAGGATATCCGCAGAAAAAGAAGGATAAAGATATTACTCAGATCGGCAGAATTTGCGGGGCTGTGGATTCGTTTTGTTCCATGATTACGAAGCGTCCTTATGCTGAATCAATTGATATTGAGAAGGCCGCATCTTTGATTTCGCAGGATGCAAAGTATGATCCTAATGTGACTAAGCATATTTTGGCTTGGGCCATGACAGTGAAACAGTAA
- a CDS encoding EFR1 family ferrodoxin (N-terminal region resembles flavodoxins. C-terminal ferrodoxin region binds two 4Fe-4S clusters.) → MKIESAKLVYFSPTGTTKAVVQSIANGINPSNIELIDITKPIVRDQPLLTSENELLVIAVPVYMGRVPALLLEWLNSIQADNTPTICVVVYGNRVYDDALLELKNIVTKCGCKAIGGAAYIGEHSFSSSETPTAHGRPDKNDLNHAELFGQKIREKLECYSSISQISEIDVPGIDPYRGSSTLWDVDFIAINNECLQCGVCAEICPVGAIDSENSAVINHEMCISCCACIKSCPQKARSIKEGLVKDASKRLNSLYKEPKKPEYFL, encoded by the coding sequence ATGAAAATAGAATCAGCTAAATTAGTATATTTTTCACCAACCGGAACAACAAAAGCGGTTGTCCAAAGCATCGCAAATGGTATTAATCCAAGTAACATAGAATTAATTGATATCACGAAACCAATAGTCAGAGATCAACCATTACTGACATCTGAAAATGAACTTCTTGTAATTGCAGTCCCGGTTTATATGGGAAGAGTTCCGGCATTATTACTTGAATGGTTAAATTCAATTCAAGCTGACAACACCCCCACTATCTGCGTTGTTGTCTATGGGAACCGAGTATATGATGATGCTCTGCTTGAGCTAAAAAATATTGTAACAAAATGTGGATGCAAAGCCATCGGGGGCGCAGCATATATAGGAGAGCACTCATTCTCCAGTTCCGAAACACCAACGGCACACGGACGTCCTGACAAAAATGATTTAAATCATGCTGAACTGTTTGGACAAAAGATACGTGAAAAATTGGAATGCTATTCATCAATTTCGCAAATTTCAGAAATTGATGTGCCGGGAATTGATCCATATAGAGGAAGTTCAACTTTATGGGATGTTGATTTTATTGCGATAAATAACGAATGCTTACAATGTGGAGTTTGCGCAGAGATATGCCCTGTTGGTGCTATCGATTCAGAAAATAGTGCGGTAATTAACCATGAAATGTGCATCTCGTGTTGTGCCTGTATCAAGAGCTGTCCACAAAAAGCCAGATCAATAAAAGAAGGCCTAGTAAAAGACGCCTCAAAGAGACTTAATAGCCTTTACAAAGAGCCAAAAAAACCAGAATATTTTTTGTAA
- a CDS encoding CBS domain-containing protein: MLLRKRAWDMMREDFATVDESASLAETIRILRDSMKTAPDNNVVVVKTKRGALKGVASIWTMLKAVEDIVLKDDDLKLTEDTDWDRAFKRAGTACCHSSLDDHIETDAPILKPTDPMLVVLEVFRKKKRSWALVQEGGKIIGVVLINDVYRELTRDLVTQF; the protein is encoded by the coding sequence ATGCTTCTAAGAAAAAGAGCCTGGGATATGATGCGCGAAGACTTCGCGACTGTTGATGAATCTGCCAGCCTTGCCGAAACTATCAGAATACTTCGGGACAGCATGAAAACTGCCCCTGACAATAATGTTGTCGTAGTTAAAACCAAAAGAGGCGCACTTAAAGGCGTTGCTTCTATATGGACCATGTTAAAAGCTGTCGAAGACATTGTTCTGAAAGATGATGATCTGAAATTGACCGAAGACACAGACTGGGATCGTGCATTCAAAAGAGCAGGAACAGCTTGTTGCCATAGCTCCCTTGATGACCATATCGAAACTGACGCTCCTATACTGAAACCCACGGACCCCATGCTGGTGGTTCTGGAAGTTTTCCGCAAAAAGAAACGCTCATGGGCACTTGTTCAAGAAGGCGGAAAAATCATCGGAGTTGTTCTAATCAATGATGTATACCGCGAACTTACCCGCGATCTCGTCACTCAGTTTTAG
- a CDS encoding division/cell wall cluster transcriptional repressor MraZ, whose protein sequence is MKFTSHAHRSMDAKGRLMLTPEFRDQVYTDSADGVVTLTIFEGNIVGFTPPDWAILEENLAKIKNPSRSLRNFIRIIISGSEKVHLDKQGRITIPSHLRKSGKLGKDIVLAGVGDRFEVWDKIAYEKLLEQEFDDVYDEISANGAELPF, encoded by the coding sequence ATGAAGTTTACAAGTCACGCACATCGGAGCATGGATGCCAAAGGCAGACTCATGCTTACGCCAGAATTCCGGGATCAGGTTTATACTGATTCTGCGGATGGTGTCGTGACTCTAACTATTTTTGAAGGAAACATTGTTGGTTTCACTCCTCCTGACTGGGCTATTCTGGAAGAAAATCTTGCAAAGATCAAGAATCCAAGCCGAAGTCTTAGAAACTTCATCCGTATCATCATTTCCGGTTCTGAAAAAGTTCACCTTGATAAACAGGGTCGAATCACCATCCCCTCCCATTTGCGAAAAAGCGGCAAGCTGGGCAAAGACATTGTTCTAGCTGGTGTCGGAGACAGATTCGAAGTCTGGGACAAGATAGCTTACGAGAAGCTGCTTGAACAAGAATTTGACGATGTCTACGACGAAATATCCGCGAACGGAGCAGAACTCCCGTTCTAG